The genomic stretch AAGCCATCATGGCCGATTCGTGGTTTCTGTCCATCACCGCCAATATCAGCGATACACCGGATACTGATTCAAGGTGTAGTAGGGCCAATTGTAGATCTTCCTGCACATTGCTTTGGTAATATTGGACGGCAAAGTCCACTCTTTCCCATTCATCACTGTTTACACCGATTCCCAGGCCGTTTCGGATTTCCTGTTGAACGTGGGAAACCTGGCCTGAGAACGGTATAAACAATCCTACTTTCATCATCAAAAAAAACACTTTTACTATCTATTTCTTTTTACTCATGTTGGTAAGTACAAATTTGCCCTATTCTTACCCCATGTAACAGCGCAAAAATCCCTATTCACTAAATCAGGTAGAAATACCTGGTTATGACGGCCAAAAAAATGGCTCTATATGGATTATAGTGGACAACCATAAGAGGCCAGTTATTTTACAGGTGATGTATGATCCTTTCAAGGGAGAATTTTCTGTTCTGCCTTGAGGTATTTGAGGTTAAAAAATCAAAGAAGTGGGGTGGAAAAGGCGCAGGCTTGCCTGTCTAGCAGCCAGATAGACCTGACATGAATCAGCATAAAAAGCTGATTGGCTGCCCAAATAGAGGAGTTTTCCTGCTCGAGTGCAGGCTTTGATTTTAGTCAAACAGCTCACCGCCGTGGGGTTTCCTCCACAGGCGGACAGGTTTGGGTTACTTTTTCACCTGTAGGAAAAAGTAACAAAGGTGATGAGGTGAAAGCCACGCTGGAATTTGGCAAACAATGTAAAAAGTCACCCTCAGTAAATCATATAGAACCAAAAAAATGTTATCATCAAAAAGGAAGTAGCAGGAGAAAATCTCCTGCCCTCCTTCATTTGAAGATTAAACGCCCACCTCATCGGCAAGCACCCTTTCACGCACCAACTTGCCATTGGTTTTATCCTTCAGTTCGATTTTTGAATTGGAGTAATATCCGATTTCAATATCTTCAGTGGATTGAACGGAGTTTTGGATTCCTCCTGAAGACATCACTCCACCAATCCCAAGGCTCCAGAAGTGGTGCCCTTTATAGGTTGGGTTATAATTGATAGCAGTATTGCCTATCAGGTAGGCATTATAGCGTATCCTCACCTTCATCACCCCCCTACTGGCAGAAAGTTCTGCAAGGATGGATTGTCCCGGATCCAGTTCGACACTGACTCCAGCAGTCGATCCGACAGTAATGGATTTGGACTCTTGGCCGCCTATCCCCCAGGATTGGCTATAGGAAAGCGAAGTCTCCCCTCCACCTCCGGCGCCAAGGAATTTTACGTCGTAACTGAACTTCTGGCCCACCGAAAGTGTCCCCCCGGTGCTCCAATTGGAGCTGGTCGTATTGTTCACCGAATCCGAAATGGCTACGTTAAATGTCCCCTTTTTACTGCTCTCATTGGTAAACTCCTGGGTCTTGACGATCACCGGCTCCGAGGTGATCCCCAAGATCTCCGCACTTTGGACGACCAGTACCATCTGCACCTGAGGCCAACTGTAGGTTTTGTACAAATCGCCCCAGGGCGTTGGACTGTGCAAATAGGCATCGTTTGGCGATTTGCCAAAGTATGCTTTGACAGCATCCTTGAGCTGTTTGCTCCCTAGTTTAAAGGTAGTTCTCTCTTCGTCGGTGATGACGTGTTGGACGGTACCGCTTGCATTCACACTTGAAACGGACTCATCGTGTCCTGCGATAATACTAATGCTAATTCCCATGTCATTAAGAATTTAATGGTTAAAAAAACTTGGTATCGCCTACTCTTTTATAGGGATTTTCGGCATCCTCCCAGCTTACAAAGCTGCCCATGGCCATTGTTTCAACAACCATCAGCATCACAACAAAAACCTTGTTGCTGTTAAAAATACAGGCATACTAAAATCACCTGTAACCGTTGGCGTGGTCTGCTCCCTTGGCACAAAATGAACACTTTTCCCCGGGTGGTGTTCCCCAGGGCAGTCAAAGCCAAAGGATTATTCTTTTCGTTATTTCAAAGGTCTATGAAAATAAGTTTTTAAAACAGCGTAAAAATTTCCGCCTTTTCTTTTGGGTATAAATACCTGATGGCAAAGCATTAAATAATGCATTCACCTGTGCCTCTTTCTTAAAAAAAATACCAAGGTCAAAAAAATCGGGAACCATGGTTCCCGTAAAGGTCAGTCCTTCAAAGGGTCCGTCAAATCAGAAACATCAATAATCTCATGCTGCAGGCCAAACACGATCAATCCCACCACATTCTTGGAATTGGTCTTGCTTAGCAGGTTATTGCGGTGTCCTTCCACGGTCCGTTCACTTAAAAACAACTTTTCGGCAATTTCCTGGGTTCTGTACTGCTGACAGAGAAGCAACAAAATTTCCCTTTCCCTTTTGGTAATAAACCCCGCATCATACTCCGAAGTGCTGTTCTTCTTATTCCTGTTATGAAAGTCTCCATTAATGATCTGCAGGACTTCATTACTGTAGAAAAAACCCTTGTCTGCCACTTCCCTGACCACTTCCAGCATGGCTTCCGGACTGGAATCCTTGGTGATATATCCGGCAGCTCCGAGGTTTAGCATATTGAGGATAAAAGCTTTGCCCATGTGCGTGGTCAGTGCTACCACTTTGACGTCCGGGTACTTTTTGGCGATCACCTTGGTCGCTTCCACGCCATTCATTTCGGGCATCTTTAGGTCCATCAGGATGATATCGGGAAATCCCTGCTCACCATTGAGCTCGGCCAACTTTTCTATCAGTTCAACACCGTTTCCCACATCAAAAACTACCTTATAACTTCCTGTATGCTCCAGCAAATGGCAAAGTGCAGATCGAAAAAGCCGTTCATCATCGGCCAAGGCTAACCGTATTTTTTTCTCCATTAATAAGATTTTTTTATCGTCAATGTAAAACCATGGCCTACTTTGGAAAGCAGCTCCATCTCTCCTTCCATCATGGCCACTCTGTTTTGGATATTTAGCATCCCGATACCGGCATTTGCCTTTTTTCCATCAAAGCCTTTCCCATTGTCCCTATACAAATAATCAATTCCCTCAGGTCCTATTTGGATATTGATATGGACTTCCGAGGCATCTGCATGTTTGACGGTATTGTTCAGGAGCTCCTGGGTGATCCGGTACAGGACCAATCTGCTCTCCTGGTCCAATAATTCTTCCTGCATGGAAGCCTCTAGCTCCCCCTTGAGACCATTTTCAGTCTGGGGAAGATCATCCAGCAGTTCAGCAATTCCCGCTTCCAGTCCGAATTTTTCTAAGACAATCGGTGAATAGGCGTGGCTGAGTTCGCGTGTACTGGCGATTACCTTTTCTGAAAGTGCCAGCAAATCGGGCAGCAATCCATTTTTGTCCCCAGCTGACAACTGATATAAGCTCAGCTTGATAGTGGTCAATTTAGAGCCGATATCATCGTGCAGCACATCCGATACCCTGCGGCGTTCTTCCTCCTGTGACCGGATCACTGTATGTAATAATTCGGTCTGATGCTTCAGCTTGAGCTCAGCATTCCGCATTTTCTCTTGAATAACTTTCTTCCTGAAAAGCTCCAAGGAAACGATAACGGCCACTACCAAGACCACCACCAACGCAATGGCTAGTGATATGTACCTTACGAATTCCGTACTTTCCATAGCTGTGTAAAATAGAATCCTTGAAAGACCAAAAACAGCAACAAGTTAATGAGCAATAAAGGCCTCCAATCCAGATGGCTCAGCTTATCCCCCAGTAGAAATACGATGGAGCTTCCACCTGCATAAACGATCATACCGTAGTTCAAGAACTTATGTTCTATTTCTTTGTCCTTTAAAACACCATGAACCAAATAGAAAATGGAGGTAAATACAAACACCATGTTCATAGCAAAATACGAGTAACCACCAAAAACCTGCGCCAGATTGCCCCATTTGGAACTGTACTCCCACCCAACCAACACCAAGCAAACTGCCAGGAATGCCAAAAACCACTTTTTAGAGGGGGTGGAAGGTAAGATCATCCAATAGAACAGGCCATATCCTGCCAATTGTGCGGCAAAATAAAGATGGAACAGCAACAGGTTACTGACAGAATAGATCGCAAGGAAATAGCTGACCACCTGGACAACATACACGATGAAGAATGTGATTGAAAAGATTTTGGTGGGGAGATTCGACTTTTGAAAGTATACCCCACCAAAAATCACCACCAATGATAATGAAATCAAATTCAGGTAATTCAATACACTATAAACACTCATTATCAAGAGCTGTTTCCAGGTGATATCCTTTTAAATGCTCAACAGCCCATCATCTTCCATCTCTCCACAGTCCGGAGGACAGGGTTTGGTGAAATCATACACAAATTGCCCCTGAGCCTCATTGGTCATATCGTTTCCGTTCTCATCCACTCCTACGATCAAGAGCTTTTCCATATCCTTGTCATCGATGCCCAGGTAAGCACGTACATTGGTGGCCCCTACTTCTGCAATCACCTCTTTCAGGTCAATCATGGGTATCAAAAAGCCATTGACAGGGGTCTTTTTGTTGTAGTCTTTTTCCATTTTCTTCCACCGCTTCATCCACTTCTTGGCGGTCTCTTTGGGAATAGTATTTTGCATAGTTTTATTGTTTTTGATAAAAAAGAATCAAACTTGGATAGGGGGTGAATATATACTGCAAGCTAATCTTAAATAAAGGATAATCAAAACATGTTTTGGTAATTATAGATTATTATAGCACACTTCTCACCAACAATTATCGGACGTTAGCTTACCTTAATACTCATTTTTATCACAATAGGCCAGTTATAAACGTAAAAAAACCAACTTGACAATATTTGGTACATTTGGATGAATATACAATAAAATACAGGTTTTACCTTGGTACGACCAAATCCTTAAACCAGGCAAAATGCTCCCTCCTTGGCCATCGCAGGAAGACAGGTCATTGATAGCCGGGGCTCCCTTCTTGTGAGAATGGTAATATAGTGTCATACTCCGCCAATATGCCGCAATTTACCTTGGCCGATAATCGCTACTTTTATGAATGGATACCTCGTGGCAAAACGGTAGGCTGACGGACTATCCCCATCCACCATGGTGGCAAGGCACTCATTTTACATTTTTGGGCCTTCATCCACTCTAGCGAGGCTTAAGTCAATAGACTAGACAACAGTGCAAAACGATTGATATCATGAAAATATACAGGTTACTCGCATTCATATTACTTACCTTTTGCTGCTTGAGCACGATTGCTGAAGCCCAAAGTGGCGACCAGATCCTGGATGGCATCGGGGAAACAGACCTGATTGCCCGATACCGCTTGGATGTAGATGCCAAAGACTGGTCACGAAACAACCTACATGCCCTGGTCAAAGGTGCTGATGCTGCCTTTATCAAAGACAAAAAATTCGGTAATGTGCTCTCCCTCTCCGGGAAAGAAAAGTCCTTTGTCTCCATTCCCGCCGAAACATTGACCGGAGTGGAATCATTAAGTATTTGCGGGTGGGTATTCCTTCAAGACGATCGACAAGGCCAAGTAATTTTTGATATGGGGACAGATACCAAGAGCCACTTTTCGGTAAGTCCAGCAGGAAATGGAAGCAAAGGAGGTCTTATCACTCAAATCAGCACTGCAGCGGGAACAAAACATAAAACCCTTGCGAAAGCCCTCCCCATTGGCCAGTGGAGCCATATTGCCATTATCCTGGACATTCCATCCAAGTCGGTCAGCTATTACCTCAACGGCAAAAAAGCAGCAACAAGTGATGAGGTAGTCCTTGACCTGTCCAAGCTATTTGGAAACAATATGGGCCAAAACTACTTTTCCATTGGCAGGCCCTTGGCTACGGATGGTCCCTACCTGAATGCCAAACTGCATGATGTCAGAATTTACCGGATTCCACTAAATCCAAGACAAGTAGCCAATATCTATGGCAAAGATGAAAACAGGGTAAACGAACGAAAAGAACCGCAGGATGTTTTCCAGGAATTTCCTGCTGACCGCCCCCAGCTATTCAACGAATACCTGACAGGAGTGGACAATGTGCAGGTGGAAACGAAAGTGGGCCACCTCCCGCGACTTCCACGCTACCTAAAAGGAAGGTACCGTGATGGCGTTGATGGCCCCATGGTACGGGTCATCTGGCCCGCCCCGAAAGACAACCGGACCGTACTTGAGGTAGGACAATACACCATTACCGGAAAAATCCCCGGTTCATCTATAGCCCCTACGGCCACTGTAACCATCAAAGGGAAGGATAAAGGAGCTGCCCCTGAGCAGAACCTCGAGGCCTTTGGCCTGGGCGAGGTCACCTTGGATACCGATACACATGGCCATTCCTCCAAATTCATTGAAAACCGCGATAAATTCATCACCACCCTGGCCAAAACCAATCCGGATGATTTCCTATACATGTTCCGAAACGCCTTTGGCCAACAGCAACCTGCAGGTTCCAAGCCACTGGGTGTCTGGGACAGTCAAGAAACCAAGTTACGCGGGCATGCGACTGGCCACTACTTGACGGCCATTGCCCAGGCTTACGCCAGCACCGGTTATGACCGGACACTTCAGTCCAATTTTGCCGAAAAGATGGCGCATATGGTCAATACCCTTTTTGAATTGTCCCAAATGTCGGGAAAGCCAACTTCTTCAGGTAATGGACATACCGCTGATCCTACTGCAGTCCCCGTGGGACCGGGCAAGGCTTCCTATGACTCTGACTTGAGTGAAGAAGGTATTCGGACCGATT from Echinicola soli encodes the following:
- a CDS encoding follicular epithelium yolk protein subunit translates to MGISISIIAGHDESVSSVNASGTVQHVITDEERTTFKLGSKQLKDAVKAYFGKSPNDAYLHSPTPWGDLYKTYSWPQVQMVLVVQSAEILGITSEPVIVKTQEFTNESSKKGTFNVAISDSVNNTTSSNWSTGGTLSVGQKFSYDVKFLGAGGGGETSLSYSQSWGIGGQESKSITVGSTAGVSVELDPGQSILAELSASRGVMKVRIRYNAYLIGNTAINYNPTYKGHHFWSLGIGGVMSSGGIQNSVQSTEDIEIGYYSNSKIELKDKTNGKLVRERVLADEVGV
- a CDS encoding response regulator transcription factor, yielding MEKKIRLALADDERLFRSALCHLLEHTGSYKVVFDVGNGVELIEKLAELNGEQGFPDIILMDLKMPEMNGVEATKVIAKKYPDVKVVALTTHMGKAFILNMLNLGAAGYITKDSSPEAMLEVVREVADKGFFYSNEVLQIINGDFHNRNKKNSTSEYDAGFITKREREILLLLCQQYRTQEIAEKLFLSERTVEGHRNNLLSKTNSKNVVGLIVFGLQHEIIDVSDLTDPLKD
- a CDS encoding sensor histidine kinase, which gives rise to MESTEFVRYISLAIALVVVLVVAVIVSLELFRKKVIQEKMRNAELKLKHQTELLHTVIRSQEEERRRVSDVLHDDIGSKLTTIKLSLYQLSAGDKNGLLPDLLALSEKVIASTRELSHAYSPIVLEKFGLEAGIAELLDDLPQTENGLKGELEASMQEELLDQESRLVLYRITQELLNNTVKHADASEVHINIQIGPEGIDYLYRDNGKGFDGKKANAGIGMLNIQNRVAMMEGEMELLSKVGHGFTLTIKKSY
- a CDS encoding beta-L-arabinofuranosidase domain-containing protein: MKIYRLLAFILLTFCCLSTIAEAQSGDQILDGIGETDLIARYRLDVDAKDWSRNNLHALVKGADAAFIKDKKFGNVLSLSGKEKSFVSIPAETLTGVESLSICGWVFLQDDRQGQVIFDMGTDTKSHFSVSPAGNGSKGGLITQISTAAGTKHKTLAKALPIGQWSHIAIILDIPSKSVSYYLNGKKAATSDEVVLDLSKLFGNNMGQNYFSIGRPLATDGPYLNAKLHDVRIYRIPLNPRQVANIYGKDENRVNERKEPQDVFQEFPADRPQLFNEYLTGVDNVQVETKVGHLPRLPRYLKGRYRDGVDGPMVRVIWPAPKDNRTVLEVGQYTITGKIPGSSIAPTATVTIKGKDKGAAPEQNLEAFGLGEVTLDTDTHGHSSKFIENRDKFITTLAKTNPDDFLYMFRNAFGQQQPAGSKPLGVWDSQETKLRGHATGHYLTAIAQAYASTGYDRTLQSNFAEKMAHMVNTLFELSQMSGKPTSSGNGHTADPTAVPVGPGKASYDSDLSEEGIRTDFWNWGEGFISAYPPDQFIMLEQGAKYGGQKDQVWAPYYTLHKILAGLMDIYEVSGNEKALEVAKDMGYWVAARLGKLPTETLISMWNTYIAGEFGGMNEALSRLYRITNEPQYLEAAKLFDNITVFYGNSDHIHGLAKNVDTFRGLHANQHIPQIMGTLEMYRNTKSAPYYHIADNFWHMATNDYMYSIGGVAGARTPANAECFTSEPATLYKNGFSAGGQNETCATYNMLKLSRNLFLFHQDPAYMDYYERGLYNHILASVAENSPANTYHVPLRPGSIKQFGNPEMKGFTCCNGTAIESSTKLQNSIYFKSADDKSLYVNLFIPSTLKWKNQNVTIVQATAFPKEDHTRLTIQGKGTFDLKVRVPQWATKGMTIKINGKDEKIKAVPGSYATISRKWKNGDTIDLRIPFQFHLEPVMDQQNLASLFYGPILLAAQEDEPRKEWRKVTLNAKNIGQSISGDPEKLNFTINGVTYKPFYDTYGRHSVYLDVSLE